One window of Vicia villosa cultivar HV-30 ecotype Madison, WI unplaced genomic scaffold, Vvil1.0 ctg.000133F_1_1, whole genome shotgun sequence genomic DNA carries:
- the LOC131624538 gene encoding uncharacterized protein LOC131624538: MLDGYAGYNQIFTAEEDVPKMVFRCPGALGTYEWVVMPFDLKNAGATYQRAGDFLGFVVLKKGIEVNQSKTQAIMNVKPPPTKKELQSLLEKINFLRRFISHLSRKTKAFSPLLRLKNEDFIWKKEHQEAFDKIKEYLTKPPILAPPVRNRPMRLYIAASESTIGSMLVQESDNGVERPVYYLSRMLNGPETSRIGKWALALTEYFLTYASLKAMKGQVVADFLVDHFVVDVPQNCVDLAPWKLYFDGSSHKNGTNIGGIIISPDGIPAEFKYSIYGMCTNNEAEYEALITGLELLLELGARNVEIMGDSELVVKQVSKEYKCVKENLIMYFVIANRLLKRFDSTSIRHIPRRENQEANDLAQEASGYKKYSDEEPVQVREKVRETVLSPSDLPIIKLGAVDAKNFEILTVDSGQENDWRMPLVEYLRNSTGSTDRKIKYKALNFVLMGNELFKKTAEGVLLKCLGENEAYLAVSNVDSGACGAHQAGHKMKWTLICSGVYWTSMLKDCIEFAKGCQEFQMHGGIHHVPASELHTIVKPWPFRGHALYVIGEIKPASSKQQRYILVGIDYFTKWVEVIALKNVDH; the protein is encoded by the exons ATGTTAGATGGTTATGctggttataaccaaatttttactgCAGAGGAAGATGTGCCGAAGATGGTGTTTCGTTGCCCGGGGGCATTAGGAACATATGAATGGGTGGTTATGCCATTCGACCTGAAGAATGCCGGAGCCACGTACCAAAGG GCAGGGGATTTCCTAGGCTTTGTGGTGCTTAAAAAGGGTATAGAGGTTAACCAAAGCAAAACCCAAGCCATTATGAATGTTAAACCTCCGCCGACCAAAAAAGAACTTCAGTCCTTGTTAgagaagataaatttcttaaggaggttTATATCTCACCTAAGTAGAAAGACGAAGGCGTTCTCACCACTGCTTCGACTGAAAAACGAAGACTTCATATGGAAGAAAGAACATCAAGAGGCTTTcgacaagatcaaagaatatctgacAAAGCCTCCCATACTGGCACCACCTGTTAGAAATAGGCCCATGAGGTTGTACATTGCAGCCTCAGAATCGACTATAGGAAGTATGTTAGTTCAAGAAAGTGACAACGGTGTCGAAAGACCCGTGTATTATCTTAGTCGAATGTTAAATGGTCCTGAAACTAG tcgaattggtaaatgggcattAGCATTAACTGAGTACTTCCTAACATATGCTTCGTTGAAAGCAATGAAAGGGCAAGTAGTAGCAGATTTCCTTGTTGACCATTTTGTGGTCGACGTGCCTCAAAATTGTGTCGACTTGGCGCCCTGGAAGTTATATTTTGATGGATCCAGTCACAAAAATGGCACGAACATAGGAGGAATCATAATTTCTCCAGATGGAATTCCAGCAGAGTTCAAGTATTCAATATATGGTATGTGTACCAATAATGAAGCAGAGTATGAAGCCTTAATAACCGGACTTGAACTATTGCTAGAATTGGGGGCAAGGAATGTCGAAATCATGGGAGATTCTGAGTTGGTAGTGAAGCAGGTCTCTAAAGAGTACAAATGCGTCAAAGAAAACTTAATCATGTATTTCGTGATTGCGAATAGGCTACTCAAAAGATTCGACTCAACAAGTATTCGACACATACCCAGACGAGAgaatcaagaagctaatgatttAGCACAAGAGGCATCAGGATACAAGAAATATAGTGACGAAGAGCCTGTTCAAGTGAGGGAAAAAGTTCGAGAAACTGTGTTGTCTCCCTCAGATTTGCCAATTATAAAGTTAGGAGCAGTCGACGCCAAAAATTTCGAAATTTTGACGGTCGATAGTGGACAAGAAAACGACTGGCGTATGCCATTGGTTGAATACTTGCGCAACTCTACGGGTTCGACAGATAGGAAGATCAAATACAAGGCTCTTAATTTCGTTCTGATGGGAAACGAACTATTCAAGAAAACAGCTGAAGGAGTACTGCTTAAGTGTCTTGGGGAGAACGAAGCGTATTTGGCCGTGTCGAATGTAGACAGTGGGGCCTGTGGCGCGCATCAAGCGGGACACAAAATGAAGTGGACTTTAATATGCTCAGGGGTTTATTGGACCTcaatgttaaaagactgcatagagtttgcAAAAGGATGCCAAGAGTTCCAGATGCATGGGGGCATCCATCACGTCCCTGCAAGCGAATTGCATACCATTGTGAAACCTTGGCCGTTCAGAGGACATGCTTTGTATGTGATTGGGGAAATAAAACCAGCTTCGTCAAAACAACAGAGGTACATTTTGGTCGGTATTGACTATTTTACAAAGTGGGTCGAAGTTATAGCCTTAAAAAATGTCGATCATTAA